A single region of the Chrysoperla carnea chromosome 5, inChrCarn1.1, whole genome shotgun sequence genome encodes:
- the LOC123299611 gene encoding hemolymph lipopolysaccharide-binding protein-like, whose product MVTIQVFVALILWVLHGHAVNGLAIIESNLENISNANHLEPILSNDKYPSFKLDNSYYKIHTDPQVWNDARKICNNEGGYLAILNTDLEARYLTSLINGLYPYSSLDDSIPNKYFIFIGFHDYFQNGEYVTIDGLNIEKSGFNNWSPGEPSSPGVENCGSIERNGLLNDYFCDAKSIFICEIPAKQ is encoded by the exons ATGGTTACCATTCAAGTTTTTGTAGCATTAATTCTTTGGGTTTTACATGGACATGCTGTAAATGGTTTGGCAATTATTGAaagtaatttagaaaatatttctaacgcg AATCATTTGGAAccaatattatcaaatgacaaGTATCCATCGTTCAAGTTGGATAATAGTTATTATAAGATTCACACAGATCCACAAGTTTGGAATGATGcacgaaaaatttgtaataatgaaGGCGGTTATTTAGCAATATTGAATACAGATTTAGAAGCTCGATATTTAACTTCTTTAATAAACGGTCTTTATCCATATTCAAGTTTAGATGATTCaattccaaataaatattttattttcattggatTCCATGATTATTTCCAAAATGGTGAATATGTTACAATTGAtg gtttaaatatagaaaaatcaGGATTTAACAATTGGAGCCCTGGTGAACCAAGTAGTCCAGGTGTTGAAAATTGCGGATCAATAGAGCGAAATGGCCTCTTAAATGACTATTTTTGTGATGCAAAATCAATCTTTATTTGTGAAATACCAGCGAAACAATGA